One Gordonia pseudamarae genomic window, TGACGGTGAGCGAGGTCAGACGGGCGTCGCCGGGCGGACCGTAGCCCTCGACGACCACCGGGGCCTGCGTGGTGGCCGCGGCGTTCTCGATCATCTCGATCATCGCCAGATACTCCTCGAGGCACGAGGTCGGCGGCAGGAACACGTGCAGCACATCGCCGCGCACCTGCGCCACGAGCGCGGTGCGCGGCAGGAATTCGCTCGGGTCGGTCCGCTTCACGATGTACCCGACCGCACCGCCGACATCGTCGGGCAGCTCCGGCCTGCGCACCGACGGATCGGACTCGAAGACCGTGGGCGCCGGACCCCACGAGAGCGAGTCGAGCGGCAGGCGCAGACCCGCCGGTGACGTACCCGGGGTCAGCACGATCCGGCCGCGGCGCATCGTCCACTGCGCCGACTGCCACGCCGTGCCGTCGTCGGACCTGTTGAGCGGCAGCACATACGCGGTGGGGACCGTGACCGCCTCGTCGAGCCTGGCCAGCAACGCCTGCCGCGCCCGCACCGAGTCGGCGGTCGGGTCCAGGTCGTCGGCCTCGTCCTCGGGCTCCTCGACGTCGACGGCCGCCTCGGCCAGGGCGACGGTGAGCTGGGTGACCAGGGTCGGATCGGCGGCCGGGTCACCGGGCGGCAGCGCCGCCAGCTCCCGCATCCGGGCAAGCGGATCCTCGAAGGCCGGCATCACCTGGGTGCCCGGCAGGCCCAGCGCATCGGCGAACGCCACCAGCAGTGCCCTGGCGCGGGCGTGCCCGGCCGCCTGGCCCGGACGGGGCCCGGAGGTCTCGGTGTCGATGGCCGCGCGCGTGGCCTCCATGCTCGTCCACGGGTCGGCGAGCAGTTCGGGGCGGCGCCAGATCGGTTTACCGTCGGTCCGCCACAGCAGTGCGATCTGCCAGCGCGGCAGAGGCTCCCCCGGGTACCACTTTCCCTGGCTGCGCTGCACCAGCCCCTGGGGTGCGTAGTCGGCCTTCAGGCGTTCGGTCAGCCTGGAGGCCAGCAGTCGCTTGTGTGGGCCGTCGGCAGCGGTGGTCCAGTCCGGATCGGTCTGGTTCTCGGTGGAGACGAACGTGGGCTCACCGCCCATCGTCAGGCGGACATCGTTATCCCGCATCCGTTTGTCGAGCCCGGCGCCCAGATCCAGAACCTTGTTCCACTGCTCGGACGTATACGGCAGGGTGACCCGCGGGTCTTCGTGAAAGCGGGTGACGGTGTTGGAGAAGTCGAGGGTGGCGTGACATGGGCCGGTCGCACCGGTGATCGGTGCGGCACCGCCGGGATGCGGTGTGGCCGCGAGCGGGATGTGCCCTTCCCCGGCGAACAGCCCGGACGTGGGATCCATGCCGACCCAGCCGGCACCGGGCAGGTACACCTCGGCCCAGGCGTGCAGGTCGGTGAAGTCCGCAGCCGGACCGGATGGTCCGTCGATGGCCTTGATATCGGAGGTCAGCTGCACGAGATAGCCGGAGACGAACCGTGCGGCGAGCCCGAGGTGGCGCAGCAATGCCACCAGCAGCCACGCCGAGTCGCGGCACGATCCGATCGCACTGGACAGGGTGTGTTCGGGTGTCTGCACACCCGCTTCGAGCCGGACGGTGTAGTTGACCGCCGAGCAGACCGCCTGATTGACCGCCACCAGGAAATCGATGACCCGCATCGCGCCGTCGGGCCGGTACTTCTCGGCGAAGAGCGCCACCTCGGGATGGATTGGCGCGCCCGAAAACTCGCCCTCGGTGACGCCGATCGGGCGCAGATAGACCTCCAGGTCGCGGCGCAGGTCCTCGGGATATGTGAATCCGTAGTTCTCGGCCCAGTCCTCGACGAAGAAGTCGAACGGGTTGATGGCGGTGAGATCGGCGATCAGGCTGACCGTGATCGACAGCGTGCTCGACGGCTTCGGGAACACCAGGCGCGCCTGATAATTGGCGAACGCGTCCTGCTGCCAGTTCAGGAAGTGATCGTCGGGCTCGATCGTGAGCGAGTACGCCTCGATCGGCGTGCGCGAATGCGGGGCCGGACGCAGCCGGACCACGTGCGGGAAGATCTTGACGGGCCTGTCGAAGGCGTAGCTCGTCCGGTGTTCCAGCGCGACCTTGATTGTCATCTCAGTACCTCCGCAGTCATGGTGGAAATCTCATCACACAATGTGTTGGCGCGCTTGGCATGCGGAGAACACGATGAACGGATCACAGTGACAACGGATGTGGGAGGCACCCGGGCCGGGTACCTCCCACATCCGATGGCGGATCGGCGACGGGGCCTATTCGGCCACGGCCGCCTGGGTTTCGGTGCGCACCACCGGCTTGGCGTCGATGCCCGATTCCCTGCGCTGCTGTGCGGTGATCGTCGCCGGGGCGTCGGTGAGCGGATCGACGCCGCCGCCGGACTTGGGGAACGCGATGACCTCACGGATCGAGTTCTCCCCCGCCAGCAGGGCGGTGATCCGGTCCCAGCCGA contains:
- a CDS encoding transglutaminase family protein — encoded protein: MTIKVALEHRTSYAFDRPVKIFPHVVRLRPAPHSRTPIEAYSLTIEPDDHFLNWQQDAFANYQARLVFPKPSSTLSITVSLIADLTAINPFDFFVEDWAENYGFTYPEDLRRDLEVYLRPIGVTEGEFSGAPIHPEVALFAEKYRPDGAMRVIDFLVAVNQAVCSAVNYTVRLEAGVQTPEHTLSSAIGSCRDSAWLLVALLRHLGLAARFVSGYLVQLTSDIKAIDGPSGPAADFTDLHAWAEVYLPGAGWVGMDPTSGLFAGEGHIPLAATPHPGGAAPITGATGPCHATLDFSNTVTRFHEDPRVTLPYTSEQWNKVLDLGAGLDKRMRDNDVRLTMGGEPTFVSTENQTDPDWTTAADGPHKRLLASRLTERLKADYAPQGLVQRSQGKWYPGEPLPRWQIALLWRTDGKPIWRRPELLADPWTSMEATRAAIDTETSGPRPGQAAGHARARALLVAFADALGLPGTQVMPAFEDPLARMRELAALPPGDPAADPTLVTQLTVALAEAAVDVEEPEDEADDLDPTADSVRARQALLARLDEAVTVPTAYVLPLNRSDDGTAWQSAQWTMRRGRIVLTPGTSPAGLRLPLDSLSWGPAPTVFESDPSVRRPELPDDVGGAVGYIVKRTDPSEFLPRTALVAQVRGDVLHVFLPPTSCLEEYLAMIEMIENAAATTQAPVVVEGYGPPGDARLTSLTVTPDPGVIEVNIQPTTGFAEQSELLESLYEHARHVALGTESFDLDGSHGGTGGGNHITLGGPTPADSPMLRRPDLLVSMLTYWQRHPALSYLFSGRFVGTTSQAPRADEGRESSLYEMEIAFAEIDRLAVRGEPGTGWDAPPNPWVTDRALRHLLTDITGNTHRAEFCIDKLYSPDSPRGRLGLLELRAFEMPPHHRMAMVQSLLVRSLVSWFWEQPYRGRLIRHGADLHGKYLLPYYLIRDIGAVAEDLREAGYSFDTAWLAPFTEFRFPRLGTVQIRDHEVELRGAIEPWNTLGEESTGAGTARYVDSSVERVQVRVSGGEDDRFILTCNGHPIPLRSTGIPGERVAGIRFRAWQPPSSLHPTITVDTPLTFDLVDQVAGRSVGGATYHVVHPGGRAYDRPPVNAVEAESRRNGRFEAAGHTAGHVDIGVLRERMARGAIDSGVPGILDLRRARTVLR